TGGTGAATTGGAGCAGTTAGTTGAAAGTTCAGACGAAGAATGCTGTAAGAATGGAGAAACGACCGATGATGAATCATCAACGattgagaagaagagattaACGGTTCACGGATATCTCGGTGGGAAAGTAGACCTAACGGAGGCGTCCAACGCTAGCTACGATCTCAGTCACACCTTACTGGGAGGCTATGTACCAAGGAGACAGTTGGAGTCACTGTCCAGCATCGATTTTGCACATTATTTCCACAAATCCCTTGAATGCGAAAACGCATTGCGCAATTACGACCTCGTAATGGAACATAGACGCAGACGTCAACAAGCagaaaataatgataatcAATGATACATGTATATATAGGTGATATTTATACACTTTTCAATCCTGTTCAGCAATAGCGATCAGTCTTTCGTCAACTTGGCTTTCCGTTAGCACGAAGAAATCACCTTTGAGCGCAACGCCGACCTCAAGATCTCCCTTGGAGAACTCGGTACCAAGAGAGTCAATCAGGTGCGTTATGGCGAATTCCACAACTTTTTCCCACGAATCTTCCTCAAGGTAGTCCGAAGAAGAGTTTTTCTTGAAGTAGTTTTCCAACCTTGTAGTAATCTCCTGTTGCTTGGGACCTGTTGCCGTAGCCCTGTAGCCTACGTAGTAGCCCGCCGGATCCGTCTTGTAGATCGAGGGTCCATGCTCTTCATCAACTGACAAAAACGTGAGTATGACACCAAGGGGCCTCATGTACGCTCTTTGTGTATAGATTTGCGAGAGGTTTGCCATCCTCTTTGCCAGCACATCACATGGCATGTCGTACCCGTACTTGTAGCGGAATGACGCTGCTTCTGATTTTGCCCTGATTGCAGCGTTTCTAGCATCCGGGATAGCACCATTCGCGACCATACCAATGCTTTTGGATATCGCGAAAATATATGAGACACTCGAGCTCTCCAACAGTTTATCTGGGACTTTCTTCTGATTTATAACCACGGTACAGTTCTTTCCCCTGACCGCTATCGAATTGATATTTGTCTGATTTGTAGCTTTAAAAGCGTACTCTACCTGATATAAACGTCCCTCCGGAGAGAAAATGGTGATATGTCTATCATACCCGGCAGCCGAAGCTGCTGCTGCACCACCCGACATCACAATTCACTTACAAACTTAGAAAGCACTCCAATGGCTTGCGATACCTTCTTCTATAGTTCTCTAACCAGTGGTGGCAAATCCACTTGTCTTCTAGTTCTTGTAGGTTTCAAGAGAGTCGTGTGTTGTGACGCGTCCTTCATCTAATAGATCCGCACCTCCCCTAAAGCTCATCTCCTATATAAGGAGAGAGGTGACGAGAGGTAGCAAGAGGTTACGAGTGATCTGCGACCGAGCACTGCAGGTTTCAAGATGACGACTCTGTTTGATCTGCGAAAACAGCTCAGATTCTACAAGCTTTACCACCACGAGCGGACAAACGTATTCATCCACATGATATTTGTTCCGGTGATCCTGTTCACTTCCAGTTGCATCCTCCAGAGGATCAGGGTATACGGAGCTATTTCGCTGGCACATATTTTAGGTCTGTGTTTTGGCCTTTACTACATTGCGCTGTGCGTGCCCACGGGCATCCTTGCCAGCGCTATCATAGCTCTGATGAACGCTGCGATTACCCTAGGATGGGTTCGGCTCCACTTCGCAACCGAGTTATCCGTGTTTGTGATCAGCTGGATATTCCAGTTCGTGGGCCACGGTGTATTCGAGAAGCGCAAGCCTGCACTTCTCGATAACCTGGTCCAGAGTTTAGTTCTCGCACCGTACTTTGTTCTATTCGAGGTGCTTTTCAAACTCGGCTACATGCCACAACTCAGGGATCAGCTCGAGCACGATATCGCACCGGGTGTACCCCAGTAGGAGCATAAACTGTATACGTTCAACAACGAATCAATCACTCGACTGATGAGTCGGCCAGTCGATCTGTTGTTGTACAATATACCCTCATAGTATGTGTTACTGTGTATATCATGATTAACGTTGTAATCAGTTACCCGTGCTTTCTCGGCGGAGCTTCTTGATAGGGGTCGCCTTTCTCGACGAGGAAGACGAGTTCGGGAGCATGGGCGGGATCAATCCTGGAAAAGCATTTCACAGCAGAAGGGGGAGAAACAAAGGACGCTGTTGTTCTAGGACAGAAGAGCATTGAGAGATCTCGCAATCTGGTGTTGGTGAAGTTAGGTCAATTTTGTgtaatctgaaaaaaaggatTGGGACTGGAACTTGGGACCGAAACTAGAATTGTAAGGAGAAATAGGAGTGCAAAAGGTGTATCAAGTTTTCTCTTCTCGATTTTGGTGCTGGTAATTGGGAATGACAGCATTTATTGGCATTTACAAGGCAGTGTATGATTACCAGCCGCAGACTGCTGAGGAATTGGCCATCAGTGAGGGGGACTTATTGTACCTACTTGAAAAATCGGATGTTGACGAGTGGTGGACTGTGAAAAAAAGGGTAATTGGGTCGGATGCAGATGAACCGATCGGGTTGGTGCCCTCTAATTACGTTGAGGTGGCGCCTTCTATTGGCGAGGTAAAAGCTATTTATGATTATGAGCAAACACAAAACCCTGACGAAgaattgatatttcatgAGAATGAACAGTTCGATGTTTTTGACGACCAGGACAGCGATTGGTTACTGGTTCAATCGAAGACTAGCAAGCAATTTGGGTTTATCCCCGGCAACTATGTG
This Zygotorulaspora mrakii chromosome 5, complete sequence DNA region includes the following protein-coding sequences:
- the LDB7 gene encoding Ldb7p (similar to Saccharomyces cerevisiae LDB7 (YBL006C); ancestral locus Anc_4.111); its protein translation is MEDSGHSNYYDVISGLSAFECSHEVLLSAGELEQLVESSDEECCKNGETTDDESSTIEKKRLTVHGYLGGKVDLTEASNASYDLSHTLLGGYVPRRQLESLSSIDFAHYFHKSLECENALRNYDLVMEHRRRRQQAENNDNQ
- the SCL1 gene encoding proteasome core particle subunit alpha 1 (similar to Saccharomyces cerevisiae SCL1 (YGL011C); ancestral locus Anc_4.110); this encodes MSGGAAAASAAGYDRHITIFSPEGRLYQVEYAFKATNQTNINSIAVRGKNCTVVINQKKVPDKLLESSSVSYIFAISKSIGMVANGAIPDARNAAIRAKSEAASFRYKYGYDMPCDVLAKRMANLSQIYTQRAYMRPLGVILTFLSVDEEHGPSIYKTDPAGYYVGYRATATGPKQQEITTRLENYFKKNSSSDYLEEDSWEKVVEFAITHLIDSLGTEFSKGDLEVGVALKGDFFVLTESQVDERLIAIAEQD
- the MPO1 gene encoding 2-hydroxy-palmitic acid dioxygenase MPO1 (similar to Saccharomyces cerevisiae YGL010W; ancestral locus Anc_4.109); this encodes MTTLFDLRKQLRFYKLYHHERTNVFIHMIFVPVILFTSSCILQRIRVYGAISLAHILGLCFGLYYIALCVPTGILASAIIALMNAAITLGWVRLHFATELSVFVISWIFQFVGHGVFEKRKPALLDNLVQSLVLAPYFVLFEVLFKLGYMPQLRDQLEHDIAPGVPQ